From one Mytilus edulis chromosome 1, xbMytEdul2.2, whole genome shotgun sequence genomic stretch:
- the LOC139522394 gene encoding uncharacterized protein encodes MFVNISNSVRSSTPAAERSISKTRICNDTLDSGIFSPLANKMNKDPTLLSTGMLQISPLKMPLSPAKIKNESIMSEMTDISISEEWEKDFFSNFEENLFNMDIDDRMLSDILKSPKGKAAMNEMIRSPKGKAFVNKMMKSPKGKLMKRQFDNELPGLSNESPSSFDAKQLSTTPMKPELKGMLKMSNSKRRLTMTDPNLQGNMDTDAEIDLYIQQNILGKVKTENNQIQRRQRTEFVPIQPKENQEPVVWPSQERLKFARAQFQKTLQMAVQKVSQDPNKKKVKFQEPAKYRMDKYPEIKQALARPTAGPAKRQFPKIKPLTIEPKDLLVPFMESSENTSWYMYDDSDDDDEEWTEDVPFSSQKRSKNSRLQNKRRKY; translated from the coding sequence ATGTTCGTGAATATATCCAACAGTGTTAGAAGTTCAACACCTGCAGCGGAGAGATCAATATCAAAGACCAGAATCTGTAATGATACGTTAGACAGTGGTATTTTCTCTCCCTTAGCtaacaaaatgaataaagatCCAACTCTGTTATCTACTGGAATGTTACAGATTAGTCCATTGAAAATGCCGTTATCTccagcaaaaattaaaaatgagtcGATTATGTCAGAAATGACTGACATCAGTATTTCAGAAGAATGGGAAAAGgactttttttccaattttgaagaaaatttgTTCAACATGGATATTGATGATCGCATGTTGTCTGACATTTTGAAGTCCCCAAAGGGAAAGGCTGCCATGAATGAAATGATACGCTCACCAAAAGGAAAAGCATTTGTTAATAAAATGATGAAGTCACCAAAAGGAAAATTGATGAAACGACAGTTTGATAATGAACTTCCAGGTTTGAGCAATGAAAGCCCAAGCAGTTTTGATGCAAAACAATTATCCACTACACCTATGAAACCAGAGTTAAAAGGAATGCTGAAAATGTCTAATTCAAAGCGTAGATTAACAATGACAGACCCAAATTTACAGGGTAACATGGACACTGATGCAGAAATAGATCTTTATATACAACAAAATATCTTGGGAAAGGTTAAAACTGAGAATAATCAAATACAGCGTAGGCAAAGGACTGAATTTGTTCCAATTCAACCCAAAGAGAACCAGGAGCCAGTTGTTTGGCCATCACAAGAGAGATTAAAATTTGCCAGGGCACAGTTCCAAAAAACGCTGCAGATGGCAGTACAGAAAGTTTCACAGGaccctaataaaaaaaaagtaaaatttcaagAGCCAGCAAAATATAGAATGGATAAGTATCCAGAAATAAAACAAGCACTTGCAAGACCAACTGCAGGTCCAGCCAAACGTCAGTTTCCTAAGATTAAACCATTAACTATCGAACCTAAAGACCTCTTAGTGCCCTTCATGGAAAGTTCAGAAAACACATCGTGGTACATGTATGATGATAGCGACGATGATGATGAAGAATGGACAGAAGATGTACCATTCTCTTCACAGAAAAGGAGTAAGAACTCTAGATTACAAAACAAGCGACGGAAATATTGA